In the genome of Populus nigra chromosome 9, ddPopNigr1.1, whole genome shotgun sequence, one region contains:
- the LOC133703486 gene encoding probable ubiquitin-conjugating enzyme E2 25 yields the protein MKPPPHFPLNSKKKRVFMDPDVIEIPPPPTPIVSRCSSTKQPKNKQVILHEIIDVDKEEDPVDVMILDKKFDIKNKGKSIRENSDGFSQAKDGLSDHLFSSSPGANNVINVDGLDSDSLYDDGACMDFYSEDFMEFDEYSYLQSHFDNVDIPPGVEAPIPWLPNSDNNAKKSANGTNSFNTSNQMQSNGGGSWSLKPAHASKKLSSGSGSSFHNPMDSVSHASGVNLSSPWSFPQAAQSKKEKSISQHGRSALNFPPFQSKKKPATSNSSSDYGYAKHLGDVILPHGVGPAHLGHTSLAPEFYPTPPSFVGGLHHFPIIGPSMSTFMSKFNNSFDNHTSHSNFYDPIDALHIPPEEKAAGTLKNVNKDDILRKFQLFKRFDTVEDHSDHHYTSKGSLMKQPPKTWAKRIQEEWRILENDLPDSIFVRVYETRMDLLRAVIIGAEGTPYHDGLFFFDVFFPAGYPKVPPLVYYHSGGLRLNPNLYNCGKVCLSLLGTWQGNKNEKWQPGVSTVLQVLVSIQALILNQKPFFNEPGYELLSGSANGEKRSQEYSESTFFLSLKTMVYTMRRPPKHFEDFVLGHFNKHANDILVACKAYMDGAQVGCLVKGGVQDVDEGDKSCSKSFKDSLPAYVDMLVKQFSQIGVQDTENLQTSENGGILID from the exons ATGAAGCCGCCGCCACACTTCCCTCTGAATTCCAa GAAAAAGAGAGTGTTCATGGACCCTGACGTGATCGAAATCCCACCCCCTCCAACGCCGATTGTTTCTCGCTGTAGCAGCACCAAGCAACCTAAAAACAAACag GTTATTCTTCATGAAATAATTGATGTTGACAAGGAAGAAGATCCTGTTGATGTGATGATTCTTGACAAGAAATTTGACATAAAGAATAAAGGGAAATCTATAAGAGAGAATTCTGATGGTTTCAGTCAAGCTAAG GATGGCCTTTCCGATCATCTTTTCAGTTCATCCCCTGGAGCAAATAATGTGATTAACGTGGATGGTCTTGATTCTGACTCATTGTATGATGATGGTGCATGTATGGATTTTTATTCTGAAGACTTCATGGAGTTTGATGAGTATTCATATTTGCAATCCCATTTTGACAATGTGGATATTCCTCCTGGAGTGGAGGCGCCCATTCCTTGGCTGCCAAATTCTGATAATAATGCAAAGAAAAGTGCTAATGGGACTAATTCTTTCAATACAAGCAATCAAATGCAATCTAATGGTGGGGGTTCATGGTCATTGAAGCCTGCCCATGCAAGCAAGAAGCTGAGTTCAGGGAGTGGTTCAAGTTTTCATAACCCGATGGATTCTGTGAGTCATGCTTCTGGAGTGAACCTGTCCTCTCCTTGGTCATTTCCCCAGGCTGCCCAaagtaagaaagaaaaaagcattTCACAACATGGGAGGAGTGCCTTGAATTTTCCACCTttccaaagtaaaaaaaagccAGCCACTTCAAATAGTTCAAGTGATTATGGCTATGCAAAGCACCTAGGCGATGTTATCCTCCCTCATGGAGTCGGGCCAGCACATTTGGGACATACCAGTCTTGCTCCTGAATTTTATCCAACCCCCCCTTCATTTGTGGGAGGATTGCATCATTTTCCTATTATTGGCCCTTCCATGTCTACGTTTATGTCGAAATTCAACAATTCATTTGATAACCATACAagtcattcaaatttttatgatcCAATCGATGCTTTACATATCCCTCCTGAAGAAAAGGCTGCTGGAACTCTGAAAAATGTAAATAAAGATGATATCCTCAGAAAGTTTCAACTATTCAAACGATTTGATACAGTTGAAGATCATTCAGACCATCACTATACTTCCAAAGGTTCTTTGATGAAGCAG CCACCAAAGACATGGGCAAAGAGAATTCAGGAAGAGTGGAGAATCCTGGAGAATGATTTGCCAG ATTCTATATTTGTTAGGGTTTATGAAACAAGGATGGACCTATTGAGGGCTGTAATTATTGGAGCAGAGGGTACTCCCTACCACGATGgtctctttttctttgatgtttttttcccCGCTGGCTACCCGAAAGTACCACCG CTTGTCTACTACCATTCTGGTGGTCTTCGACTCAACCCAAACTTATATAATTGTGGGAAGGTATGCCTCAGTCTTCTTGGAACCTGGCAGGGTAACAAGAATGAGAAGTGGCAGCCTGGAGTCTCTACTGTGCTACAAGTTCTAGTATCTATACAAGCATTGATATTGAACCAGAAGCCCTTTTTTAATGAGCCTGGATATGAACTGCTGAGTGGTTCAGCTAATGGTGAAAAACGATCTCAGGAGTACAGTGAGAGTACTTTTTTCTTATCACTCAAAACAATGGTTTACACAATGAGGAGGCCGCCTAAG CATTTTGAGGACTTTGTGCTGGGCCATTTCAACAAGCATGCTAATGATATTCTCGTGGCATGTAAGGCGTATATGGATGGTGCTCAGGTGGGGTGTCTGGTCAAAGGTGGGGTTCAGGATGTTGACGAGGGGGATAAGAGCTGCTCAAAGAGTTTTAAGGACTCCTTGCCTGCCTATGTTGATATGCTGGTGAAGCAGTTCTCACAAATCGGAGTTCAGGACACTGAAAATCTCCAAACATCAGAAAACGGTGGGATACTGATCGATTAA